GCGTGGGGGACGGGCCCTGCTCCCCGGCCGAGGCTCCGCTCCCAGCACAGCCGGGTGGGGGGTGCCCTCCCCGTGGGGACCCTTCCCCACCTCCCGTAGGCAAACCACGCCGTCCCCCTCCTCGCTCCTTCGGCAGGAGCTGTAGCCCGAGCTGGTGGCGTGGGGGCTGCACCGGGGCCCTCCATGCCCTGGGagccgccgcagccccgcgccgGTGCTGCCGGTCCTGGGAGCCGGGCACTAACGCTGCGTCCCCCGGCCCAGAGCTCCCTTGCGCTGCCCAACGGGGAGCGGGCACGAGCCATCTCCGAGTACCTGAGCAGCAGCAAGAAGAGGAAGGTGGAGGAGAAGGATTTCGTTACGGACTATGtgagcctggggctggggggcttgGGGCATCCCCGTCCCCTCTTGCGGGGTGAGGAGCGGAGCTGCCCACGCCTCTGGCAGGAGCGTGGGCGGCCTCAGCCCCTCTGGCTCCAACCAGCCTCTGCGTTTCAGGGCAGCGACGCAGACAAAAGCGAAGACAACTTGGTGGTGGATGAGGTCAGcgtgcagggagctgggagggggttggggcCGGGGCGCACTGCCCGAGCAGGGGGCTGACAGGCTGCTACGGGCAGAGGTGGGCAGCACGCGGGGGTGGCAGTGGGACCCCCGAGTCGTGCTCACGCTCACGGGCTGTTGCTGATGGCAGCGATGAGCCCCAGTGTCCAGGCTCCCAGCCTGGCCCTCGCTCGAGCCTGGGACGTCCCTGCACTCCCGCCTGCTCTGCTGCCGGCTGatctccctctctgcccctccagGACCCCTCTTCCCCGCACAGCGTCCACTCCTACTCGTCCCGGGAGAATGGGGTGGAGAAGGtccccctggggaggaaggaggctgtGCCGCTGAGCCCGACCTCCATGGCCTCCTCGAGCAGCGCGTCCCCGTCTCGCAGTAAGGACGCGCCCACGGTACGTGGCTGCATGGGGCAGCTGGGGCGGTTCGCTCGGGGCTTCTgctcgcgccccccccccccccgcctgggCTTGGCCAGCGGAGCTGCCGGACGTGGATCCATCTGGGCCCAAACCCGTGGGGTGAAGGCAACgctggggggacagggagggctcCTGTTCCGCTAGATTCCCTCTTGTGTCCCATCCTGCAGACCTGGCAGTGCTGGGCCatcacggggcgggggggggagggggaacagGGAGCAGCTGGCTGGGGGGACGGGGGAGACCCCCCGTGCGGCTGGCAGATCTCTGCGCTCTGTTCTGGCAGGTGGAGAAGGCGGGGACGCCCAGCCTCAAGTCCAGTACCCCCACCTCGCAGGGTGACGCCACGGCCCCGGGCTCCAGCAGTGCCCAGCAGttccgccccgccgccgccaagGCCCCCGTGGACCCGCTGGGTGAGCTGCACCCCGACGGCCCCCGCAAGGACCGACCCTGGGCCCCATCCCTTCACGCTGCCtctccccccacagccctgggccTGAGGAACCCGCTGGGAGTGCAGAGCCCCTACTCGGCCACCTTCGGCATGGCCCACCCCGCCGTGAACGGGGACATGGCCGGGAGTGGCGCCTACGCCAGCCTCCACCTCATGTCCCCGCAGCTCaacggggccgcggccgccgtGGGAGCCAGCAGCTACGGGCGCTCGCCCCTGGTGCGTGAGCTCCTTCCCCGCGGGGCCACGGGGGCCGTGGGGCACGAGCTGCTCTCACCCACTGTCCTCCCCAGGTGGGCTACGACCCGCACCCCCACATGCGTGTCCCCGGGCTGGCGGCCGGAATGCAAGTGGGGACCTCGGGGAAACCGTAAGTGGGGCTGCGCTGGGCTGGGGCTGCGCGGGGGACGGGGCGAGGGGCCCTGCGGGGCTTCAGCTGGGCGGGggccagcagggatggggagctCGGCCCGGGGGGCACCCGATTGCGGGCAGCCGCGGGCTGTCCCGTGCCCGGCCAGGCCTCACCGGGCACTGGCTCCGAAGCCAAACggtgctgctctgctctgggctctgCGTCCAGACCGCGCTGCCTGTGCCGGGCACCCGCGTCCAGCGTGGCAGCGGCTGCTCTCCACGCAGCGTCCTCGCTGGTGCTCACTGCTCTGTCCCCTTCCAGCGCCTACTCCTTCCACGTCAGCGCCGACGGGCAGATGCAGCCAGTGCCGTTCCCCCCCGACGCCCTCATCGGCTCCGGCATCCCCCGTCACGCTCGGCAGCTCCACACCCTGACCCACGGCGAGGTGGTCTGCGCCGTCACCATCAGCAACTCCACGCGACACGTCTACACCGGGGGCAAGGGCTGTGTGAAGGTGTGGGACGTGGGGCAGCCGGGCACCAAGACGGCCGTGGCTCAGCTGGACTGCTTGGTAAGGAGGGGCCCCTGCTGCGCCAGCACCACTCGCTTCCTTGCACTGGGCCACCGAGTCTGGGCTCCCCACCGGTGAGCTCAAGGGTGCAGGAGGAGTCTGAAAGTGGAGATCTGCTCCGGGGAGAGTCTCTGTGTTTCTAAGTGGGGGAGGGACGGTGGCTCCCCGCTCCCCTGCGCTGCCCCATCTGCTCTGAGCGTCCCAAGCCGTTGGGAGGCTTTtacacccccaacccccccccccttggCACTGCTCCATCTGGCAGCACCTGCCCTAAGACAAACCTTTGCCAGTGTCAGCCCCCTCAGCCCAATACTGCGTCCGGGCCGGGATTAGATGGGCTGGAGCATCATTCGGATTCAGCTCTGtcctttctgcttttgcttgtgTGAGTCTGACTGGAGGGAGAACTcctattccttttaaaaataaataaaatggactGTCAGACCACAGCAACTCGGCAGAGCCAAACTGGAGGCACGGCTATCACCTGAGAGTATTTTTAACCTGTGTTCTTTGAGGTTTATTTAAAATGGGCTGCTGGAATTGGAGTCCCTGTGCCTGCTTTGAACAGCCCAAGCCCAAGTCCTTTCCTCGACTTGCTGGCCTCGGGGCCTGGGCAGCCTGACAAATATTATTCTTGGACGGTGCTGACCTTGAAGATACAGATGCATAAACAAGGAAATGACTGAGTCATGATAATTTCAAGCTGCATCAGAAATTCGGGAGCTGGGGAAAATGGTGTCTTAGTGCTCGGAGCCACGGGCTGTTTCAGCCTTGTTGGAGCTGCCTCCCAGCCGCCCCTCGACTCCTCCAGGATGGGCCGTGTCTGCCAGGcggctgctgcagggatgctgtggggcGAGGGGGTCCCCAAGGCCCTTGGTGGGGCAGGAACAGACTGAGGGGGGCTCCAGTGGGGGCTGGCCTGGGCGGCCACTCCAGGTGTGGGGTGGAGTGTCCCGGGAGGGGGGCAGGggtctgccctgctctgctgctcctgccctcAGGACGAGCTGCTGGCCTTGGGGTGACCAGGCAGTCTGGGATgggtgcagcagggctggaggggaaggggttaATGAGGtcctccctcctgcaccccagaaCCGTGACAACTACATCCGCTCCTGCAAGCTGCTGCCCGACGGCCGCAGCCTGATCGTGGGGGGGGAGGCCAGCACCCTCTCCATCTGGGACCTGGCGGCCCCCACGCCCCGCATCAAGGCCGAGCTCACCTCCTCTGCCCCCGCCTGCTACGCCCTGGCCATCAGCCCCGACGCCAAAgtctgcttctcctgctgcagcgaCGGCAACATCGTGGTGTGGGACCTGCAGAACCAGACCCTGGTGAGGTGAGCTGGGGCGGGGGCGCAGGGCAGGGACGCAGCAGGGTGCTGGTTCTTGGGGCACTGGCAGCCCTGACGGCCGTGCCCTcgccctccctgtcccctcttTCCCAGGCAGTTTCAAGGCCACACAGATGGTGCCAGCTGCATCGACATCTCTAACGATGGTACCAAGCTGTGGACAGGGGGGCTGGACAACACGGTGCGGTGCTGGGACCTGCGGGAAGGGCGTCAACTGCAGCAGCACGACTTCAGCTCCCAGGTAGGCACGGGGGTGGCCGGGAgcagcgcggggccggccgggacCTTCCCTGCCGGGGCCTGAGCCCATCTGTCCCCCCAGATCTTCTCCCTGGGGTACTGCCCAACAGGAGAGTGGCTGGCGGTGGGCATGGAGAGCAGCAACGTGGAGATCCTGCACGTCACCAAACCGGACAAGTACCAGCTGCACCTCCACGAGAGCTGCGTCCTCTCCCTCAAATTCGCCTCCTGCGGTAGGcacgcccggcccggcccgggctctGGGACTCGTGGATGCAGTGTCCTCTCCTGGCCGCATGTCCCGGCCTCGTTGTGCCTGGGGCAAGCACTGGATGTGGTAGCCAGCCCAGTCCTGTGTGGATGCTGGTGGCGGCCCTTGGGGAAGGGGCATCCATCCCTCCTGGAGCAACACCCGTGGCCGCACTCTCAGCTCTGTTGTCCCGGGACTCCCCTTTGTGTTCCTTAAACCAGCTCCTTGGCCAACGAGTGGCAGAGACATTGCCTTCCCATCCCCACCTCGTCTTATGCAGCCTGGGCACGATTTGCTGCAGGAATGCAGCTGGTGGGCCTGGTTTGGTGACACGATGCTCCTCTTTGTCCCTTCTGTCCCTCCCACAGGGAAGTGGTTCGTGAGCACGGGGAAGGACAACCTGCTGAACGCCTGGCGGACGCCCTACGGCGCCAGCATCTTCCAGGTGCGGGGCGTGCACAGCCTTTGGGCCCGGGGGAGGGTGTTCCCCGGGTGAGGCTGCCCAGAGCTGGGACATGAGCTGTAAATGAGCTCCATAAGCAAactcctccctgcagcctccctgggcacAACTTGGGCCCCGGGTCTCAAGGGGTGGGAGCGGGACCTTGCTCTGGGGCTGGTTCCTGCGCTTaccccctgccctcctccctccagtCGAAGGAAACCTCCTCCGTCCTCAGCTGCGACGTCTCCACGGATGACCAGTTCATCGTGACTGGCTCAGGGGACAAGAAGGCAACGGTTTACGAGGTCATTTACTGAGGGCGAGAGAGGTGCCAACTGTGGGGAGGGCCCCCGCCCTGTGGACGGGCGGCCGGactctgccagccctgctgctgatTCCCAAAGAACGAGCAGCCCGCGGCGGGGGCATCCGCGCCGGAGGCGAGCGGCCAGGGGTGGAGGTGGCCCTGGGACCACGGCCAGGTGTCACACTGGGCTGGGACGTGGCGGCTGCTGCTCGCAGTGAATTTCCTGGGGACTTTCTCCTTGTTTTGGTCTTTATTTGTTGATTTGTTTCTAAATCTGGACTGGGGGAgttgggtggggtggggtgggtctGGTGGCGttagggggttttgtttgggttttttgaagggtttttttttgtttttaactttttgctgtgggttttgttttgttggggttttttttttgttgttgttgttaaggCTCTGGGCCAGGCCAAGGAGGATGGGCTCTGTCCTCATCTCCTTCTCTGCCTCCTAGGgtgtatttaatattaaaaacaaacaaaaaaagcacagcgGTGGCTTGGTGCTCTGTGGCTGGGGGACGGAGCCAAGTGAGGAGGGGTGAGCTGGGGGGGTCCTGTCACCCCCTTTCCTGGCTCAGGGCAGGtttgctgctgctccccccccgcaggcagctgcctgcactctGCTCAGCACCGCCTTGGTCCTGTGCGCGGCGCAGAACAGGCCCAGGGGAGGACGGGTGGTGGCGGCTGCTCTGCGGTGCCATCCCTGGAGCAGCCGCTGCCTCGGCGGGGTGTGGGGGAGAGGCCAGCGCTGGAGGAAGTGGTTTTTGAAGGAAATGAGATGTGAGCAGTCGGTGCTGGCTTATCGGTCTGGCTTCCTGCCAaagctgctggggggggagcggggctgttACCGAGCGCCTTGGAGCACAGCCGGCCGCGGCGAGGGAAGCGGGGTGCTGCGGGGTGCTGCGGGGTGCGGCCAGGGCCGGAGCAGCTCCGCGGGGCGGGAAAGGCCTCTCCAGCGCCGCGGGGGCTCTCCTGGAACCCCCAGCTCCACTTCACCTCCCAGCCGGTGCTGGTGCCTGGGAGCGCCCAGCTGGGCCGCACTGGCTGGGGCCACCCTCGCTCTGGGGGGAAGCAGCTCCTGCTTCTGTGCCCCCCGCAGGGCTCCGCACCCCAACTGCCCCCATCCAGGGGCTCAGCCCCCGCTCTGGGGATGCAGCTGCAGGTGCCCTTTCAGGGGACAGGGACTGGCGGTACCACCCCAAGGAACCCTTACCACCAGACCAGCCACTCGTTTGTTCCTTTTTATTAGTAAGGGATTGAAAACACAGTTAAATACACTTTACTGATAATTTacagctgtttctgcagcagaaaatgCATGCCATTAAATCAGTAGCAGTATTTCAGGAGCAACACTCTCACCTCGGTCACTCCTGGCCTCCCGCCCTGACTGACAGACAGGCCCTAGGGTGCCCGGATCAGACCCCGCCTGTGGCCACAACCAAcgctcccccctgcccctctgccacGTGCTGGGCAGGGACCAGGGCCGGGGCCTGGCCTTGTTctggcaggagaggaagaggagggagagcagGGCTGCGGGAACCCCTGCCTGGATGGCGAGGGATGGTGGTGGATGGGGCCTCAGTAAACCACCTCATAGACCGTGGCCTTCTTGTCGCCAGAGCCTGTAACGATGAATTTGTCGTTGATGGAGATGTCGCAGCTCAGCACCGATGAGGACTCTTTAGACTGAACAAGAGAGAAGTGGGCAGTGAGGGCGGCGCTGGTGGCTGAAGCCGCCGTCATCCCCCCATCCAAAGCCTCCCCGCACCTGGAAGATGCTGGCGCCGTAGGGTGTCCGCCAGGCGTTCAGCAGGTTGTCCTTCCCCGTGCTCACGAACCACTTCCCTGGGGCAGGAGACACTGTGTGTCAGCGTTCGGGGCTCTGTTCAGGGGAgctgggcatggggaggggacacTGAAAGGCCCCGTCCAGGGCTGTACACAGCCCAAGCAGGTGCTTGCCTACCGCAGGAGGCAAATTTGAGGGAGAGGACGCAGCTCTCGTGGAGGTGCAGCTGGTACTTGTCCGGTTTGGTGACGTGCAGGATCTCCACGTTGCTGCTCTCCATGCCCACCGCCAGCCACTCTCCTGTTGGGCAGTACCCCAGGGAGAAGATCTGGGGGGACAGATGGGCTCAGGCCCCGGCAGGGAAGGTCCCGGCCGGCCCTGCGCTGCTCCCGGCCACCCCCGCGCCTACCTGGGAGCTGAAGTCGTGCTGCTGCAGTTGACGCCCTTCCCGCAGGTCCCAGCACCGCACCGTGTTGTCCAGCCCCCCTGTCCACAGCTTGGTGCCATAGTTAGAGATGTCGATGCAGCTGGCACCATCTGTGTGGCCTTGAAACTGCCTGGGAaagaggggacagggagggcgAGGGCACGGCCGTCAGGGCTGCCAGTGCCCCAAGAACCAGCACCCTGCTGCGTCCCTGCCCTGCGCCCCCGCCCCAGCTCACCTCACCAGGGTCTGGTTCTGCAGGTCCCACACCACGATGTTGCCGtcgctgcagcaggagaagcagacTTTGGCGTCGGGGCTGATGGCCAGGGCGTAGCAGGCGGGGGCAGAGGAGGTGAGCTCGGCCTTGATGCGGGGCGTGGGGGCCGCCAGGTCCCAGACGGAGAGGGTGCTGGCCTCCCCCCCCACGATCAGGCTGCGGCCGTCGGGCAGCAGCTTGCAGGAGCGGATGTAGTTGTCACGGTTCTGAATTGGGATTTCAGGGAACGGGGCGGATGAAGAAGGAAGGAGCTGATCAGTGCATGGGGGTGTGTGCGGGAGATGGAAATCCTTTTCTCATCACAGACATGAAAGGACCCTCTTTCCCCCTCCACTGTGACAGGGGCACattccccttcccagcccccacaaaatgcctttctcttcctcctcaccaaGCAGTCCAGCTGAGCCACGGCCGTCTTGGTGCCCGGCTGCCCCACGTCCCACACCTTCACGCAGCCCTTGCCCCCGGTGTAGACGTGCTGCGTGGAGCTGCTGATGGTGACGGCGCAGACCACCTCGCCGTGGGTCAGGGTGTGGAGCTGCCGAGCGTGGCGGGGGATGCCGGAGCCGATGAGGGCATCGGGGGGGAACGGCACTGGCTGCATCTGCCCGTTGGCACTGACGTGGAAGGAGTAGGCgctggaagggagcaggagaGGCTGAACAATCCCTGCCTGACGCCTGAATGCAGGAGCCGACCTCTCCCATTAGCTCTGCTTGAGCCAGGTGGAAGGTGTCTGGTGCACTCTGGGCTAATGAGGGATATAATTAACCAGCTCCTTGTTACCACCAGCTGCTCAGAACGAAATGATAGCCTTGGGCTCAGAAGTCGAGAGAAAGTGCAGCCAGGCCCTGCCCTACACCCGCTGGGTGTAGAAATGAGCCGTGGGGAAGGAGACCTCCCCCCCAGCCCGTGCTCTCGCCTCGGCCCCTCGCTGcccaccctccctgcagccccggcCTGTGGCCGCACTTACGGCTTCCCTCCGGGGACGGCGGAGAGCGAAGAGGAGATGGTGGAAGTCCTCAGGTGAGGGTGAGACTCAAAAGCCACCTGCACAAAGCAAAGGGCACAGGATGAGTGAAGTGCAAACCCCCAGGAGAGGACATGAAGGCTGGGTCCATGCCTGTCCCCGCATGCCCTGGGATGGGGCCAGCCCGGCTCTCTGCAACgtccctgcttgctgcttcctccacATGTGAGTGACAGAGGCCAAAATGGGGTCCCAAAGCCACAGCTACACACCAGTAGGACCGGTGGGGGCTTCTCCAAGAGCTCTGCAGCCTCCACTGGCCCCGCAACCAGACGCCTCCAGAAGGGAGCCCCTCCTGTGGCTGCACGCGCGGCCCGAGCTCATCGCCGACACGGCCCGTCAGGGACAGCGTGTGTGCGGGACGGCGGGGGACACCGGCAGGGCCAACGCGTGCAGGCAGGGCGGGCCTGTCCCCCAGCGACTTACCATCGGGGCCCGGCCGTACATCACGGCGCTGCTGACCTGCGGCGAGAGGTGGATGCCCATGTAGATGCTGGGGGCCGGGAGCTCCCCGTTGAGGGTGGCGTGAGGCACCATCCCGAAGGAGGACGCATAGGGGCTGGACACGCTCAGCGGGCTGTGGAGAGCTGCACGGGGAGAGACCCGCTCACTGGCTCTGGCCGATGGGTGCGAGCAAGTGTCACCCTGGGGGAAAGGGCACCCGGCAGAAGCACGAGGCGGTGTCACCTCTGCACCGGGTCCAGCCAAGCCTGGCGTGAACCAGCGGCTCAGGAGGAGGGCGGGCAGGTCATGGATTGGGAGCCAAAGACCATCAGTCATGGACCCGGGATGCAGAGCCAGCGCGGGAGAGCAAAGGGCTCTGTCCCTCCACAGGATGCACCACGGACCAGCCACCGACCCGCAGCAACCCCCAGCTCGGCTGCCAATGCCTCTCAGTCTTGGCCAGGCCACGTTACTTGCAGCTGATGGCTAAGTGGCTCTACCTCTGGGGTTTCGATGGCTTATTGAAATCGATTCCAATTCAATTTTTGCTAAACCACTGTAATTTTCTAGCCAGACAAGGGTTTAACGTCTCCAGTCCTGTCTCTATTTCTCCCACGGGCTTGCTGTCCTCCTCCCATCACCTTCTGGCCCCTTTGGCGAGACAGTGGTCAAGCTGTTCCAGAGACCTTTTCCCAAGGCTCCCCTAGATGTCTTCAAGGAAACAGAGGCAGGAAAAGGGGGCACGACCAGTTCACCATCAGCCACCAGAGAGGCCACTACTGAGCACTCACTCCCTTCCCCTGTGCTTTCAGAAGAAGGTGGCAGCCATTGACCGGGGCTCCTGGGTCAGCTGGATCCCGCCCAGCGTCTCTGCAGCACCCGGTGCCCCCAGACCCTCACCCCTGTGGAGATCCTCAGCCCCACAGGGACACCGGCCACGTCCCGGCCTCCTGCATCCCTGTGTGCCGGTGGCGGCTCTCAGCCACCTCTTCTGCCCCTGCAGCCAAGCCCTGGAGCGTGTGGCTTcacacagcaacagcaaaatgaCAACTCATCAGAGGAAAAACTGACGATCTCCAGACAAAAGACCCGCTCCCCCCCAAACACCCGCAGCGAAGAGCTCTGCACACCGACACCCGCCTCCAGTGGGTCCGAGCCCCCGGGAAAGCATCAGCGGTCGGGTAATTGCACGTAGGTGCATACGTTGGCTGCGGTCGACACCTTTGGTTACGCGGAGCAGAACGGtcgtcccagctctgctgccggGAGGGAGCACCCTGCCTcccccgggcccagccccgcggCACCATCCGTGGCAGAGCGCGACCCCCCTGCCGTCCCCAGCCACTCACTGATGGTGTCGGTGGCGGGCGCCTTGCCAGGGGGCTGCCGGGCTGGGGCGGCTGAGCTGGGCCCGGGCGCGGGCGTGAGGGAgtcgcggggcggcggggaggtgCAGGGCTTGGCGGTGGGCGGGCCGGCCGGAGCGTCGGTCTGTGCgggagagggaagagcagccTCAGCGGTGGGACCTGCCCAGAGAGCGACCCCCCACACCGTGCGCCCGCCAGTGGCCTCGAACCGCCGGGGACGGGAGGGAGCACCGAGGGGCAGCTCCGGGCATGGCGGGGCCGGGACCCGGCCACCCTGCAccccatcccctctcccctcctccttcgCCCCGTGCACCCTCCCACGGGGAAGCAGCCCCACGTCCCTGCTCCCCCCTCGGGTGCAAACACCCGGCACAAGCCCTGGGTCACCCCAAACCGCCACAATCCTACAGCACCCTGCCGCCGGCATGAGGCCCTACGGGGCCGATACACAGATTTGCTGCTCCCTGGTGTGAAATCCCTTCTGCAGGGGGGacacccccatccccagcctgTGCCGAGCAGGACCAGGACGCCTGGGACCAACCAGCCTCTCTGAGCCCCACAGCTatttcattcctctcttttttcttgcctctctttcttcctctttttctgccTGGGGATTTTGTCGAcaccagcaaaggaaaaaaaattaataacagagAAAAGCTACGTGCTGTGCTGGCAGATTGCTCAGGGCGCTTTGTCTGCTCTAATCCGATTGTGCCGGGGAGCTGCCGCTCGCTGCTCCCCGTGGCCCCCAGCCGGCTCCTGACCCCGGGATGGCGGGGATGCATCGCTTTGGTCCCCGCGGTGGCTGGCAGGGCTGAGGAGTGGCAGAAATGtccctcccccttcccacacacTGATGTTTCAATCTGAGCATTGGGCTGGTGCTCGgcaa
The Strix uralensis isolate ZFMK-TIS-50842 chromosome 27, bStrUra1, whole genome shotgun sequence DNA segment above includes these coding regions:
- the LOC141935313 gene encoding transducin-like enhancer protein 1 isoform X1; its protein translation is MFPQNRPPAHLQAPSAASGAAVAASAIPSTPQSLKLTYPETLDRIKEEFQFLQNQYHSLKLECEKLATEKTEIQRHYVMYYEMSYGLNIEMHKQTEIAKRLNVICAQLIPFLSQEHQQQVVQAVERAKQVTMTDLNAAIGHQLQTQHLSHHAPPIPLTPHPSGMQPASLAGIGSASGLLALSGALGAQAQLLAKEDRGVHDTEPRERDPGPSSLALPNGERARAISEYLSSSKKRKVEEKDFVTDYGSDADKSEDNLVVDEDPSSPHSVHSYSSRENGVEKVPLGRKEAVPLSPTSMASSSSASPSRSKDAPTVEKAGTPSLKSSTPTSQGDATAPGSSSAQQFRPAAAKAPVDPLALGLRNPLGVQSPYSATFGMAHPAVNGDMAGSGAYASLHLMSPQLNGAAAAVGASSYGRSPLVGYDPHPHMRVPGLAAGMQVGTSGKPAYSFHVSADGQMQPVPFPPDALIGSGIPRHARQLHTLTHGEVVCAVTISNSTRHVYTGGKGCVKVWDVGQPGTKTAVAQLDCLNRDNYIRSCKLLPDGRSLIVGGEASTLSIWDLAAPTPRIKAELTSSAPACYALAISPDAKVCFSCCSDGNIVVWDLQNQTLVRQFQGHTDGASCIDISNDGTKLWTGGLDNTVRCWDLREGRQLQQHDFSSQIFSLGYCPTGEWLAVGMESSNVEILHVTKPDKYQLHLHESCVLSLKFASCGKWFVSTGKDNLLNAWRTPYGASIFQSKETSSVLSCDVSTDDQFIVTGSGDKKATVYEVIY
- the LOC141935313 gene encoding transducin-like enhancer protein 1 isoform X2 yields the protein MFPQNRPPAHLQAPSAASGAAVAASAIPSTPQSLKLTYPETLDRIKEEFQFLQNQYHSLKLECEKLATEKTEIQRHYVMYYEMSYGLNIEMHKQTEIAKRLNVICAQLIPFLSQEHQQQVVQAVERAKQHQLQTQHLSHHAPPIPLTPHPSGMQPASLAGIGSASGLLALSGALGAQAQLLAKEDRGVHDTEPRERDPGPSSLALPNGERARAISEYLSSSKKRKVEEKDFVTDYGSDADKSEDNLVVDEDPSSPHSVHSYSSRENGVEKVPLGRKEAVPLSPTSMASSSSASPSRSKDAPTVEKAGTPSLKSSTPTSQGDATAPGSSSAQQFRPAAAKAPVDPLALGLRNPLGVQSPYSATFGMAHPAVNGDMAGSGAYASLHLMSPQLNGAAAAVGASSYGRSPLVGYDPHPHMRVPGLAAGMQVGTSGKPAYSFHVSADGQMQPVPFPPDALIGSGIPRHARQLHTLTHGEVVCAVTISNSTRHVYTGGKGCVKVWDVGQPGTKTAVAQLDCLNRDNYIRSCKLLPDGRSLIVGGEASTLSIWDLAAPTPRIKAELTSSAPACYALAISPDAKVCFSCCSDGNIVVWDLQNQTLVRQFQGHTDGASCIDISNDGTKLWTGGLDNTVRCWDLREGRQLQQHDFSSQIFSLGYCPTGEWLAVGMESSNVEILHVTKPDKYQLHLHESCVLSLKFASCGKWFVSTGKDNLLNAWRTPYGASIFQSKETSSVLSCDVSTDDQFIVTGSGDKKATVYEVIY
- the LOC141935313 gene encoding transducin-like enhancer protein 1 isoform X5 codes for the protein MFPQNRPPAHLQAPSAASGAAVAASAIPSTPQSLKLTYPETLDRIKEEFQFLQNQYHSLKLECEKLATEKTEIQRHYVMYYEMSYGLNIEMHKQTEIAKRLNVICAQLIPFLSQEHQQQVVQAVERAKQVTMTDLNAAIGHQLQTQHLSHHAPPIPLTPHPSGMQPASLAGIGSASGLLALSGALGAQAQLLAKEDRGVHDTEPRERDPGPSSLALPNGERARAISEYLSSSKKRKVEEKDFVTDYGSDADKSEDNLVVDEDPSSPHSVHSYSSRENGVEKVPLGRKEAVPLSPTSMASSSSASPSRSKDAPTVEKAGTPSLKSSTPTSQGDATAPGSSSAQQFRPAAAKAPVDPLGGLRPAPPHACPRAGGRNASGDLGETRLLLPRQRRRADAASAVPPRRPHRLRHPPSRSAAPHPDPRRGGLRRHHQQLHATRLHRGQGLCEGVGRGAAGHQDGRGSAGLLEP
- the LOC141935313 gene encoding transducin-like enhancer protein 1 isoform X3 encodes the protein MFPQNRPPAHLQAPSAASGAAVAASAIPSTPQSLKLTYPETLDRIKEEFQFLQNQYHSLKLECEKLATEKTEIQRHYVMYYEMSYGLNIEMHKQTEIAKRLNVICAQLIPFLSQEHQQQVVQAVERAKQVTMTDLNAAIGHQLQTQHLSHHAPPIPLTPHPSGMQPASLAGIGSASGLLALSGALGAQAQLLAKEDRGVHDTEPRERDPGPSSLALPNGERARAISEYLSSSKKRKVEEKDFVTDYGSDADKSEDNLVVDEDPSSPHSVHSYSSRENGVEKVPLGRKEAVPLSPTSMASSSSASPSRSKDAPTVEKAGTPSLKSSTPTSQGDATAPGSSSAQQFRPAAAKAPVDPLGELHPDGPRKDRPWAPSLHAASPPTALGLRNPLGVQSPYSATFGMAHPAVNGDMAGSGAYASLHLMSPQLNGAAAAVGASSYGRSPLVGYDPHPHMRVPGLAAGMQVGTSGKPAYSFHVSADGQMQPVPFPPDALIGSGIPRHARQLHTLTHGEVVCAVTISNSTRHVYTGGKGCVKVWDVGQPGTKTAVAQLDCLNRDNYIRSCKLLPDGRSLIVGGEASTLSIWDLAAPTPRIKAELTSSAPACYALAISPDAKVCFSCCSDGNIVVWDLQNQTLVRQFQGHTDGASCIDISNDGTKLWTGGLDNTVRCWDLREGRQLQQHDFSSQIFSLGYCPTGEWLAVGMESSNVEILHVTKPDKYQLHLHESCVLSLKFASCGKWFVSTGKDNLLNAWRTPYGASIFQSKETSSVLSCDVSTDDQFIVTGSGDKKATVYEVIY
- the LOC141935313 gene encoding transducin-like enhancer protein 1 isoform X4 encodes the protein MYYEMSYGLNIEMHKQTEIAKRLNVICAQLIPFLSQEHQQQVVQAVERAKQVTMTDLNAAIGHQLQTQHLSHHAPPIPLTPHPSGMQPASLAGIGSASGLLALSGALGAQAQLLAKEDRGVHDTEPRERDPGPSSLALPNGERARAISEYLSSSKKRKVEEKDFVTDYGSDADKSEDNLVVDEDPSSPHSVHSYSSRENGVEKVPLGRKEAVPLSPTSMASSSSASPSRSKDAPTVEKAGTPSLKSSTPTSQGDATAPGSSSAQQFRPAAAKAPVDPLALGLRNPLGVQSPYSATFGMAHPAVNGDMAGSGAYASLHLMSPQLNGAAAAVGASSYGRSPLVGYDPHPHMRVPGLAAGMQVGTSGKPAYSFHVSADGQMQPVPFPPDALIGSGIPRHARQLHTLTHGEVVCAVTISNSTRHVYTGGKGCVKVWDVGQPGTKTAVAQLDCLNRDNYIRSCKLLPDGRSLIVGGEASTLSIWDLAAPTPRIKAELTSSAPACYALAISPDAKVCFSCCSDGNIVVWDLQNQTLVRQFQGHTDGASCIDISNDGTKLWTGGLDNTVRCWDLREGRQLQQHDFSSQIFSLGYCPTGEWLAVGMESSNVEILHVTKPDKYQLHLHESCVLSLKFASCGKWFVSTGKDNLLNAWRTPYGASIFQSKETSSVLSCDVSTDDQFIVTGSGDKKATVYEVIY